Proteins found in one Gammaproteobacteria bacterium genomic segment:
- a CDS encoding TolC family outer membrane protein, whose product MNIRLATLTTLFLYLICYQSHLFANGLIDIYTIAKAQDTEFREAEANYLATSQASPIARAALLPQLNFSAETSDNTLETEGQTFGVSGGDVDYNSHGYSLRLTQSLYNRDFYVQLKQANNNVARAQAQFDASKQDLVLRVTELYFNVLAARDDLEFATAEKNAINRQLEQAENRFEVGLIPITDVKEAQSSFDSSVAREIDAEIALELAIDALAVITGDRITDLKTLSQRMQLVRPEPDSVTEWINKALNQNLALLINEYDTKIAKQEIQRNKAQHLPTVDIVAAYNDSDSGGLTGSRKTEDSRIGLELNFPIFQGGRTHYQTKESQYLYKASLQAHERIKRETTRDTRDAYHNVVAGISRVNAFNRAVESAEVAAEATEAGFEVGTRTSVDVLLTLRSVFQAQRDYSRSRYDYLLDTLRLKNAAGALSGDDLLQIDNWLE is encoded by the coding sequence ATGAATATACGCTTAGCCACCTTAACTACTCTATTTTTGTACCTGATCTGCTACCAGTCACATTTATTTGCGAATGGGCTAATTGATATATACACAATCGCCAAAGCTCAAGACACTGAATTTAGAGAGGCTGAAGCAAATTATTTAGCCACATCTCAAGCGTCTCCGATTGCTCGAGCTGCATTATTACCTCAACTCAATTTTTCGGCAGAAACCTCAGACAACACTCTAGAGACAGAGGGACAGACCTTTGGTGTTTCTGGTGGTGACGTAGATTACAATTCGCATGGGTACAGCCTTCGTTTGACTCAATCACTATATAATCGCGATTTTTATGTACAGTTGAAACAAGCCAACAATAATGTAGCTAGAGCACAAGCCCAGTTTGATGCCTCCAAACAGGATTTAGTACTACGAGTCACAGAGCTATATTTCAATGTTCTTGCTGCACGCGATGATTTGGAATTTGCCACAGCAGAAAAAAATGCAATTAACAGGCAACTAGAACAAGCAGAAAATAGATTTGAGGTTGGCTTAATACCAATTACCGATGTTAAAGAAGCACAATCTTCTTTTGATAGCTCAGTCGCACGTGAAATAGATGCTGAAATCGCTTTAGAATTAGCCATAGATGCACTTGCTGTTATCACCGGAGATCGAATTACTGATCTCAAGACATTATCTCAGCGCATGCAATTAGTGCGCCCTGAACCTGACAGTGTGACAGAGTGGATCAACAAAGCGCTTAATCAGAATCTGGCTCTGTTGATAAATGAATACGACACTAAAATCGCAAAACAAGAGATCCAACGTAATAAAGCTCAACATTTACCTACAGTAGATATTGTTGCTGCCTATAACGATTCTGACTCTGGCGGATTAACTGGCTCAAGAAAAACCGAAGACTCTAGAATAGGTTTGGAATTAAATTTCCCTATATTCCAAGGTGGGCGCACTCATTACCAAACTAAAGAAAGCCAGTATCTTTATAAAGCTTCCCTACAGGCTCATGAAAGAATTAAACGCGAAACAACACGCGATACACGCGATGCATACCACAATGTAGTTGCCGGCATCAGCAGAGTTAACGCTTTCAACAGAGCGGTAGAATCTGCCGAGGTAGCTGCTGAAGCAACTGAAGCAGGCTTTGAAGTCGGCACAAGAACATCGGTTGATGTATTACTTACTTTACGATCGGTGTTTCAAGCTCAACGTGATTATTCAAGATCGCGTTATGACTATCTATTGGATACATTACGATTAAAAAATGCTGCCGGCGCACTAAGCGGAGACGATCTACTACAAATTGACAACTGGTTAGAGTAG
- a CDS encoding rhodanese-like domain-containing protein, translated as MNFREISATELNLYLQNSTAAPLLLDVREPWEFEKCSLENSQLIPMRQIPSILSQLDPDQETIVICHHGIRSRSVAAYLSSNAFTNVINLTGGIDAWAKYVDQSMPTY; from the coding sequence TTGAATTTTAGAGAAATATCTGCCACAGAACTAAACTTGTATTTACAAAATAGTACCGCTGCTCCTCTATTACTGGATGTTCGCGAGCCCTGGGAATTTGAAAAATGCAGCCTAGAAAACTCGCAATTGATCCCTATGCGCCAGATTCCTAGCATATTAAGCCAGTTAGACCCTGATCAAGAAACCATCGTAATATGCCATCATGGCATTCGTAGCAGGTCTGTTGCTGCTTACTTATCCAGCAATGCTTTTACAAATGTTATTAACTTAACGGGCGGTATAGATGCCTGGGCAAAATACGTTGACCAATCCATGCCGACTTATTAA
- a CDS encoding protein-L-isoaspartate O-methyltransferase, translating to MDIEQARFNMIEQQIRPWDVLDTRVLNLIQSVPRELFVSDSQQGLAFADMEIPIGHDQVMMSPKVEARMLQSLEISTDDSILEIGTGSGFITSCLAKLGNHVTTCEYFEDLSEHAKTRLQQQDNIDFLIGDIFNLTDTLKQYDVIAVTGSTPEIVNAFTKLLNINGRLFSIIGQAPAMTAKLITCVGENSYREEGLFETHLPALISTSTEKVFSF from the coding sequence ATGGATATCGAACAAGCAAGATTTAATATGATTGAACAACAAATCCGGCCTTGGGATGTGTTGGATACACGTGTTCTTAACCTTATTCAGTCTGTCCCACGTGAACTATTTGTCAGCGATTCTCAACAGGGCTTGGCATTTGCTGACATGGAAATTCCTATTGGGCACGATCAAGTCATGATGTCCCCAAAGGTAGAAGCACGCATGCTGCAATCACTTGAGATATCTACAGATGACAGTATCTTGGAAATAGGCACAGGAAGCGGCTTTATCACCTCATGTTTAGCGAAGTTAGGTAATCATGTTACTACATGCGAATATTTTGAGGACTTATCAGAGCATGCAAAAACTCGTTTGCAGCAGCAAGATAATATTGACTTTCTGATTGGCGATATATTTAACCTTACTGACACCTTAAAACAGTACGATGTCATTGCAGTCACCGGGTCAACTCCAGAAATTGTTAATGCTTTTACAAAATTGCTTAACATTAATGGCCGTCTATTCTCAATCATCGGTCAAGCTCCAGCGATGACTGCTAAACTTATTACTTGTGTTGGTGAAAATAGCTATCGTGAAGAAGGTTTATTTGAAACTCATCTTCCTGCACTTATATCCACATCAACCGAAAAGGTATTCTCGTTTTGA